A DNA window from Roseovarius sp. Pro17 contains the following coding sequences:
- a CDS encoding ABC transporter ATP-binding protein: MSQTVFEPWNDPQAKPLIQFKNVTKRFGDFTAIDNLTLDIYEREFFALLGPSGCGKTTMMRMLGGFEKPTEGQILLAGQDMAPIPPNKRAVNMMFQSYALFPHLTVYDNIAFGLKRDKKPKDEIADRVAQMLKLTRLEKFARRKPHQISGGQRQRVALARSLAKAPRLLLLDEPMGALDAKLRQDTQFELVDIQEKTGTTFVIVTHDQEEAMTVATRVAVMDDGKIMQADTPANIYEAPNSVYVADFIGDVTIIEGRATKNGNGYDVAFAEGQPTLHAESETEFQNGQTCHLAIRPEKVTITAEKPDARNALQGKILDIAYLGNLSTYHVKLENGQIIKAQAANTRRLSRRSFTWEDPVWLSWTDSAGVLLEG; the protein is encoded by the coding sequence ATGAGCCAGACCGTTTTCGAGCCGTGGAACGATCCGCAGGCCAAGCCGCTGATTCAGTTCAAGAACGTCACCAAGCGTTTCGGTGACTTTACCGCCATCGACAATCTGACGCTCGATATCTACGAACGCGAATTCTTTGCCCTTCTCGGCCCGTCGGGATGCGGCAAGACGACGATGATGCGGATGCTGGGGGGGTTCGAGAAACCGACAGAGGGCCAGATCCTGCTGGCCGGTCAGGACATGGCCCCTATCCCGCCAAACAAGCGCGCGGTGAACATGATGTTCCAGTCCTATGCGCTGTTTCCGCACCTCACGGTCTATGACAACATCGCGTTTGGCCTCAAGCGTGACAAGAAACCCAAAGACGAGATCGCCGACCGCGTCGCGCAAATGCTGAAACTGACCCGGCTGGAAAAGTTCGCCAGGCGCAAGCCGCACCAGATCTCGGGCGGTCAGCGCCAGCGTGTCGCCCTTGCCCGCTCCCTCGCCAAAGCGCCCAGATTGCTGCTGCTGGACGAACCAATGGGCGCGCTGGATGCCAAGCTGCGTCAGGATACCCAGTTCGAGTTGGTGGATATTCAGGAAAAAACCGGCACAACATTCGTCATCGTGACCCACGATCAGGAAGAGGCGATGACCGTCGCCACCCGCGTGGCGGTGATGGACGACGGCAAGATCATGCAGGCCGATACGCCTGCCAATATCTATGAGGCGCCAAATTCCGTCTATGTTGCCGACTTTATCGGCGACGTCACGATCATTGAGGGCCGCGCGACCAAAAACGGGAACGGCTACGACGTCGCCTTCGCCGAAGGGCAACCGACGCTGCATGCCGAGTCGGAGACGGAATTTCAGAACGGTCAAACCTGCCACCTAGCGATCCGGCCGGAAAAGGTGACGATCACCGCTGAGAAGCCCGACGCGCGCAACGCGCTACAGGGCAAAATCCTGGATATCGCCTATCTGGGAAACCTCTCAACCTACCACGTCAAGCTGGAGAATGGTCAGATCATCAAGGCGCAGGCGGCCAACACCCGCCGCCTGTCGCGCCGCAGCTTCACTTGGGAGGATCCCGTCTGGCTCAGTTGGACCGATTCTGCCGGTGTGCTGTTGGAGGGATAG
- a CDS encoding DUF1203 domain-containing protein, which yields MTFQVHALSPQPFADLFTLPDTQLAARRARRVIVRENPGTPCRVTLEDAEIGETVLLINFDHLPVDSPYRASHAIFVREGASQAHPAMDEVPHVLKLRLISLRVFDDADMMITADVAEGEDLHEALMHAFSDPNATYIHLHYAKPGCFAASVTRAD from the coding sequence ATGACGTTTCAGGTCCATGCCCTTTCGCCTCAGCCGTTCGCCGATCTTTTTACCCTGCCTGACACCCAACTCGCGGCCCGGCGCGCGCGCCGTGTCATCGTGCGCGAAAACCCGGGAACGCCCTGCCGCGTCACTCTGGAGGATGCCGAGATCGGCGAGACGGTGCTGCTGATCAATTTCGACCATCTACCTGTCGACAGCCCCTACCGCGCGAGCCACGCGATCTTTGTGCGCGAGGGCGCGAGCCAGGCGCATCCTGCCATGGACGAGGTGCCTCACGTTCTGAAATTGCGCCTCATCTCGCTACGGGTGTTCGACGACGCCGACATGATGATCACGGCGGACGTGGCAGAGGGCGAGGATTTGCACGAAGCACTGATGCACGCATTCAGCGACCCGAACGCTACCTATATCCACCTGCACTATGCCAAACCGGGCTGCTTTGCCGCATCGGTCACGCGTGCGGATTAG
- a CDS encoding TrkH family potassium uptake protein: MPRSHVRALSRTRWRLAPPATLGLIYLIFIALGGFVLWLPISNTGDLTLWDALFTSTSAVTVTGLIVADTGSAFTPFGQVVIALLIQLGGLGLMVFAVLVLTVLGIPIGLPYRAVLREEVNQKTLHNLTDIARVILSVSILCEVIGAAILCFVFVPEFGWTKGIGHAMFHSVSAFNNAGFALYSDSLMSWVANPIINMVIPALFILGGLGFIVLADIYQVRSWRKLTLHSKLMIVGTLGLIGFSWFAFAALEWRNPGTLGGLPDTASRIWGSWFQAVTVRTAGFNTLDFAQFHDSTALMIMSLMLVGGGSTSTAGGIKVTTLIVLVIATIAFFRRQTQMHVFGRSLGPEEVLKVLALTMVSMLLVLTGIFVTSISHDGDFLDLAFEITSAFGTVGVSRGATGELDGIGRAVIMLIMFLGRVGPLTLGFFLATRSVPRVRYPKGQIYLG; the protein is encoded by the coding sequence ATGCCACGTTCGCATGTGCGCGCCCTATCGAGGACCAGGTGGCGCCTTGCGCCCCCGGCCACTCTGGGGCTGATCTATCTGATCTTCATCGCGCTGGGTGGTTTCGTCCTGTGGCTGCCGATCTCGAACACCGGCGACCTCACGCTCTGGGACGCGCTTTTCACCTCGACCTCGGCGGTGACGGTAACGGGGTTGATCGTGGCCGATACCGGCAGCGCCTTTACCCCGTTTGGGCAGGTGGTGATTGCGCTTTTGATTCAACTGGGCGGGCTGGGGCTGATGGTCTTTGCGGTGTTGGTTCTGACGGTGCTGGGCATCCCCATCGGCTTGCCCTACCGCGCGGTTCTGCGCGAAGAGGTCAATCAGAAGACACTGCATAACCTGACCGATATCGCGCGCGTCATCCTCAGCGTGTCCATCTTGTGCGAGGTGATCGGTGCTGCGATCCTCTGCTTTGTCTTCGTGCCCGAGTTCGGCTGGACCAAAGGCATCGGGCACGCGATGTTTCATTCGGTGTCGGCATTCAACAACGCCGGCTTCGCGCTCTACTCCGACAGTCTGATGAGTTGGGTCGCCAATCCGATCATCAACATGGTGATCCCGGCGCTGTTCATTCTGGGCGGGCTGGGATTCATCGTGCTGGCCGACATTTATCAGGTGCGCAGTTGGCGCAAGCTGACGCTGCACAGCAAGCTGATGATCGTCGGGACGCTGGGCCTGATCGGATTCTCGTGGTTCGCCTTTGCCGCTCTGGAATGGAGAAATCCCGGCACGCTGGGCGGGCTTCCTGACACTGCCTCGCGCATATGGGGCAGCTGGTTTCAGGCGGTTACCGTGCGCACTGCGGGATTCAACACGCTGGATTTCGCACAATTCCACGACAGTACCGCGCTGATGATTATGTCGCTGATGCTGGTTGGTGGTGGCAGCACCTCGACCGCTGGCGGGATCAAGGTGACGACGCTGATCGTGCTGGTCATTGCGACGATCGCATTTTTCAGGCGGCAGACACAGATGCATGTCTTTGGGAGGTCGCTGGGGCCGGAGGAAGTGCTCAAGGTGCTGGCCCTGACGATGGTCAGCATGTTGCTGGTGTTGACGGGGATCTTTGTCACGTCGATTTCGCATGACGGCGATTTTCTGGATCTGGCGTTCGAAATCACGTCGGCCTTCGGCACGGTCGGCGTATCGCGCGGCGCCACGGGCGAACTGGACGGAATCGGGCGCGCCGTCATCATGCTGATCATGTTTCTGGGCCGCGTTGGTCCGCTGACCCTCGGGTTTTTTCTGGCGACGCGCAGCGTGCCGCGGGTGCGCTATCCCAAGGGTCAGATTTATTTGGGCTAA
- a CDS encoding M24 family metallopeptidase gives MIEKDIPFSNAEYQRRLVKTRHAMEARNIDVMFCTDPSNQNWLTAYDGWSFYVHQGVLVFPDADPVWWGRNMDANGGVRTVWMEDSRVWGYADKYVQSTERHPMEDLANRLKELGLGSARIGLEMDNYYFSAKAFQVLQAELPDATLVDATALVNWQRSVKSDEEIAFMRKAAGITDKIIEGLLERVEPGVPKNEVVAEIFRDAVRGIPGAWGDYPAIMPLLPSGSEAGAPHLTWNGRPFTSGEATFFEISGVYRRYHAPCCRTLMLGKPSDDMVRAEGAIVEGLNAGIDVARAGARACDIANALAVPLERAGIERGARCGYGVGLSYPPDWGERTVSLRASDETVLQPGMTFHFMPGLWMDTWGMEITETILIKEDGPAEPLCNQPRKLLIKD, from the coding sequence ATGATCGAAAAGGACATCCCCTTCAGCAACGCCGAATATCAGCGGCGTCTGGTGAAAACCCGACACGCGATGGAGGCTCGCAATATCGACGTGATGTTCTGCACGGACCCGTCGAACCAGAATTGGCTGACCGCCTATGATGGCTGGTCGTTCTACGTCCATCAGGGCGTGCTGGTTTTCCCGGATGCCGATCCCGTTTGGTGGGGCCGCAACATGGATGCCAATGGCGGTGTCCGCACCGTCTGGATGGAGGATAGCCGCGTCTGGGGCTACGCCGACAAATACGTGCAATCGACCGAGCGTCATCCGATGGAGGATCTGGCCAATCGGCTCAAGGAACTGGGCCTCGGGTCCGCCCGGATCGGCCTTGAGATGGACAACTACTATTTCTCGGCCAAGGCCTTTCAGGTGCTTCAGGCCGAGTTGCCCGATGCCACGCTGGTCGATGCCACCGCGCTGGTGAACTGGCAACGCTCCGTCAAGTCGGATGAGGAAATCGCCTTTATGCGTAAGGCGGCTGGCATCACCGACAAGATTATCGAAGGACTGCTAGAGCGGGTCGAGCCGGGCGTGCCCAAGAACGAGGTTGTCGCCGAGATTTTCCGCGACGCCGTGCGCGGCATTCCCGGCGCGTGGGGCGATTATCCGGCGATCATGCCGCTGCTGCCTTCGGGCAGTGAGGCAGGCGCGCCGCACCTCACATGGAACGGGCGGCCGTTTACCAGCGGCGAGGCGACGTTTTTCGAGATATCCGGCGTCTACCGGCGCTATCACGCGCCCTGCTGTCGCACGCTGATGCTGGGCAAGCCCAGCGATGACATGGTGCGCGCCGAGGGGGCAATCGTCGAAGGGTTGAATGCCGGGATCGACGTCGCGCGCGCCGGTGCGCGTGCCTGCGATATCGCGAATGCGCTGGCTGTCCCGTTGGAGCGCGCCGGGATCGAGCGTGGCGCGCGCTGTGGCTATGGCGTTGGCCTCAGCTATCCGCCCGACTGGGGCGAGCGCACTGTCAGCCTGCGCGCGTCGGACGAAACGGTGCTGCAGCCGGGGATGACATTCCACTTCATGCCCGGACTCTGGATGGACACATGGGGCATGGAAATTACCGAGACCATCCTGATCAAAGAGGACGGCCCCGCCGAGCCGCTGTGCAATCAGCCCCGCAAGCTGCTGATCAAGGATTAG
- a CDS encoding GntR family transcriptional regulator: protein MQHLAQKFSSDDAALPAHAQVYLRLRDMVLYGDLAPGQAVTIQGLIERLSVGMTPVREAIRRLISQGALELQGNRRVCVPLLSAADIGEIIIAREWLDPYLTRQAVKHVTAADIAELTHLDGALDGAIGQGDLRAYLHLNHQFHVYIYKLARSPILTDLAEGLWLRYGPSMRVLCGRLGTQNLPDNHKDTIVAMQAGDADAAAAAIRADVRQGMDQLRASLQTAAASGDSIDKE, encoded by the coding sequence ATGCAGCACCTTGCCCAGAAATTCAGTAGCGACGACGCGGCATTGCCGGCACATGCGCAAGTCTACCTGAGGCTGCGCGACATGGTGCTTTATGGGGATCTAGCACCCGGTCAGGCCGTGACGATACAAGGGTTGATCGAGCGGTTGAGCGTCGGGATGACCCCGGTGCGCGAGGCGATTCGGCGGCTGATCTCGCAGGGGGCGCTGGAATTGCAGGGCAATCGGCGGGTGTGCGTTCCGCTTCTGAGCGCCGCCGACATCGGCGAGATCATCATCGCACGCGAATGGCTGGACCCCTATCTGACGCGACAGGCGGTAAAGCATGTCACGGCGGCTGACATCGCCGAGCTTACGCATCTGGACGGCGCGCTGGACGGTGCAATCGGTCAGGGCGATCTGCGTGCTTATCTACATCTCAATCATCAGTTTCACGTCTATATTTACAAACTGGCGCGTTCGCCCATTCTGACCGATCTCGCGGAGGGACTCTGGCTGCGATACGGGCCGTCGATGCGGGTGTTGTGCGGGCGGCTGGGCACACAGAACCTGCCGGACAATCATAAGGACACCATCGTCGCCATGCAGGCTGGTGACGCCGATGCTGCCGCGGCAGCAATCCGGGCTGACGTGCGTCAGGGGATGGATCAGCTTCGTGCGTCATTGCAGACAGCGGCGGCATCAGGTGATTCGATTGACAAGGAATAA
- a CDS encoding TrkA family potassium uptake protein encodes MNKQKKNGRNDTFAVVGLGNFGSTVANELISFGNYVIGIDHDERAVNAQAETLSQALIVDARDEVALREAGVAECDVALVAIGDNLESSILAAINLKTIGVPIVWAKATTKTHHRILSKLKVDRIIHPEVEVGQHIAQVLHNPLVRDYVSLGNGFIVVNFRIPESLEGKRLSEIPYGPKYDLRCVGAMRGTEWLGCDGDECTLQKDDLLLLLGQRSNLRSFAASL; translated from the coding sequence ATGAACAAGCAGAAGAAGAACGGCAGGAATGACACCTTCGCGGTCGTCGGCCTCGGTAATTTCGGCAGCACAGTGGCGAATGAGCTGATAAGCTTTGGCAATTATGTTATCGGGATCGATCACGATGAGCGCGCAGTAAATGCGCAGGCCGAGACGCTGAGTCAGGCATTGATTGTTGATGCCCGCGATGAGGTCGCCCTGCGCGAGGCGGGCGTGGCAGAATGCGACGTCGCTCTGGTGGCTATTGGTGACAATCTGGAATCCAGCATTCTGGCCGCGATCAACCTCAAGACCATCGGCGTGCCGATCGTCTGGGCCAAGGCGACGACCAAGACGCATCACCGCATCCTCAGCAAGCTGAAGGTCGACCGCATCATCCACCCCGAAGTAGAGGTGGGTCAGCATATTGCGCAGGTCCTGCACAACCCGCTGGTGCGCGACTATGTCAGCCTCGGCAATGGGTTTATCGTGGTGAATTTCCGCATCCCGGAATCGTTGGAAGGCAAAAGGCTGTCCGAGATTCCCTATGGCCCGAAATACGATCTGCGTTGCGTCGGAGCCATGCGCGGCACTGAATGGCTGGGTTGTGACGGGGATGAATGCACCTTGCAAAAAGACGATCTGCTGCTGTTGCTAGGTCAGCGGTCAAACCTGCGCAGTTTTGCGGCCAGTCTCTGA
- a CDS encoding ABC transporter permease subunit: protein MRRILLIAVPYLWLLALFLVPFLIVLKISLSDIALAIPPYTPTLDFSAGWDGIKEFFANLDFENFEFLATDDLYWKAYLSSLKIAFVATFLTLLVGYPIAYGMAAAPDHWRPTLMMLVILPFWTSFLIRVYSWIGILSNEGYLNQLLLSLGVISSPLTILNTNIAVYIGIVYTYLPFMILPIYAALERMDESLLEAAEDLGCSRITAFWLVTFPLSKNGIIAGCFLVFIPTIGEFVIPSLLGGSKTLMIGKVLWEEFFNNRDWPVASAVAVILLLILIIPIILFQRNEQKQREAEG from the coding sequence ATGCGCCGCATCCTTCTGATCGCCGTCCCTTACCTGTGGCTGCTGGCCCTATTTCTGGTGCCGTTCCTGATCGTGCTCAAAATCAGCCTCAGCGACATCGCGCTGGCAATCCCACCCTATACGCCGACGCTGGATTTCTCGGCCGGATGGGACGGGATCAAAGAATTCTTTGCAAATCTCGATTTCGAGAATTTTGAGTTTCTCGCCACCGACGATCTTTATTGGAAAGCGTATCTATCATCGCTGAAAATCGCGTTCGTCGCCACGTTTCTGACCCTGCTCGTCGGTTATCCGATCGCCTATGGAATGGCTGCCGCACCCGATCACTGGCGCCCGACACTGATGATGCTGGTCATCTTGCCGTTCTGGACCAGCTTCCTGATCCGGGTCTATTCGTGGATCGGAATCCTCAGCAACGAGGGCTATCTGAACCAGCTCCTGCTCAGCCTCGGGGTGATTTCATCGCCGCTGACAATCCTCAATACCAACATCGCGGTCTATATCGGCATCGTATATACTTACCTGCCATTCATGATCCTGCCTATCTATGCCGCGCTGGAACGCATGGACGAATCATTGCTCGAGGCCGCCGAGGATCTGGGGTGCAGCCGCATCACCGCGTTCTGGCTGGTTACGTTTCCGCTGTCGAAAAACGGCATCATCGCGGGCTGTTTTCTGGTCTTTATCCCCACCATCGGCGAATTTGTCATTCCCTCCCTGCTGGGCGGGTCGAAAACCCTGATGATCGGCAAAGTCCTGTGGGAAGAGTTCTTTAACAACCGCGACTGGCCGGTTGCCAGTGCGGTGGCTGTGATCCTGCTGCTGATCCTGATCATCCCGATCATCCTGTTCCAGCGCAACGAGCAGAAGCAGAGGGAGGCCGAAGGATGA
- a CDS encoding ABC transporter permease — MRRVTWFNATSLTLGFAFLYLPMVILIIYSFNDSKLVTVWAGFSTRWYGELFQNEAFLDAAWVTIKVAVISSSIATVLGTMAALVLVRAGRFSGRTLFSGMIYAPLVMPEVITGLSLLLLFIGLDIDRGIMTIVLAHTTFSMCYVSVVVSSRLVSFDQSLEEAALDLGCSQMQAFFLVTLPIIAPAVISGWLLAFTLSLDDLVIASFTAGPSSTTLPIKIWSSIRLGLSPEINALSTLMISVVAVGVITASLVSKRASLKRQADERAAGG; from the coding sequence ATGAGACGCGTCACATGGTTCAACGCCACCTCCCTCACGCTGGGATTCGCATTCCTCTACCTGCCGATGGTGATCCTGATCATCTACAGCTTTAACGACAGCAAACTAGTCACTGTCTGGGCCGGGTTTTCGACCCGCTGGTATGGTGAGTTGTTTCAGAACGAGGCGTTCCTCGATGCCGCTTGGGTCACGATCAAGGTGGCGGTCATATCGTCCTCAATCGCCACGGTCCTCGGCACGATGGCGGCGCTGGTGCTGGTGCGGGCGGGCCGGTTTTCGGGCCGAACGCTGTTTTCCGGCATGATCTATGCACCGCTCGTCATGCCCGAGGTCATCACGGGCCTGTCGCTGCTGTTGCTGTTTATCGGGCTGGATATCGACCGGGGCATCATGACCATTGTGCTAGCGCATACGACATTCTCGATGTGCTACGTGTCCGTCGTCGTGTCCTCGCGCCTCGTCAGTTTCGACCAATCACTGGAAGAGGCCGCGCTCGACCTTGGCTGCTCGCAAATGCAGGCATTCTTCCTCGTCACGCTGCCAATCATCGCACCTGCGGTCATCTCGGGCTGGTTGCTGGCCTTCACGCTCAGCCTTGATGATCTGGTCATCGCCAGCTTTACCGCCGGGCCATCCTCGACCACGCTGCCGATCAAGATCTGGTCGTCGATCCGCCTCGGCCTCAGCCCCGAGATCAACGCGTTGTCGACCCTCATGATCAGCGTCGTCGCGGTCGGCGTCATCACCGCATCGCTGGTCAGCAAGCGTGCCAGCCTGAAGCGGCAGGCAGACGAGCGTGCGGCAGGCGGATGA
- a CDS encoding polyamine ABC transporter substrate-binding protein, whose amino-acid sequence MKTTIMTTTAALALTVTTAFAEEVRVYNWSDYIDEALLDKFQNETGIDLIYDVFDSNEVLETKMLAGGSGYDVVVPTGTFLQRQITAGAFQKLDMDKLPNHDNLWDLIESRTEQYDPENAYSINYMWGTTGIGVNVGKVREALGEDAPVGSLDLIFKPENMEKLANCGVHFLDAPAETIPMALKFLGEAPDSHDPDVIAKVEDVYMAVRPYVQKFHNSEYINALANGDICVAIGWSGDILQARDRASEADNGVEIAFHAPKEGAQMWFDQMAIPVDAPNPDGALKFLNFIMDPENSAAASNYVYYASGNKAAQKYLAEDVIGDPAIYPDEETLSNLYTTTPFEPKVQRVVTRLWTKIKSGT is encoded by the coding sequence ATGAAAACGACCATCATGACCACAACGGCGGCCCTCGCGCTGACCGTCACGACCGCCTTCGCCGAAGAGGTGCGCGTCTACAACTGGTCCGACTATATCGACGAAGCCCTGCTGGACAAGTTCCAGAATGAAACCGGTATCGACCTCATCTACGACGTCTTTGATAGCAATGAAGTGCTGGAAACTAAGATGCTGGCAGGCGGGTCAGGCTATGACGTGGTCGTGCCGACCGGCACCTTCCTGCAACGCCAGATTACTGCGGGCGCGTTCCAGAAACTGGATATGGACAAGCTGCCAAATCACGACAATCTGTGGGACCTGATTGAAAGCCGCACGGAACAGTATGATCCAGAAAACGCTTATTCGATCAACTACATGTGGGGAACCACAGGGATCGGCGTGAACGTGGGAAAAGTGCGCGAGGCGCTGGGCGAGGATGCGCCGGTCGGCTCTCTCGATCTGATCTTCAAGCCTGAAAACATGGAGAAGCTGGCCAATTGCGGCGTGCACTTCTTGGATGCCCCTGCCGAGACGATCCCGATGGCGCTGAAATTCCTTGGCGAAGCGCCCGACAGCCATGATCCCGACGTGATCGCCAAGGTCGAAGACGTCTACATGGCTGTGCGTCCCTATGTGCAGAAATTTCACAACAGCGAATATATCAACGCTCTGGCCAACGGCGATATCTGCGTCGCGATCGGCTGGTCCGGCGACATTCTTCAGGCGCGCGACCGCGCTTCCGAGGCCGACAATGGCGTCGAGATCGCCTTTCACGCGCCCAAGGAAGGCGCTCAGATGTGGTTCGACCAGATGGCGATCCCAGTGGATGCACCCAACCCTGATGGTGCGCTCAAGTTCCTGAACTTCATCATGGACCCAGAGAATTCCGCCGCGGCGTCGAACTATGTCTATTATGCCAGCGGTAACAAGGCTGCGCAAAAGTATCTGGCCGAGGACGTGATCGGCGATCCGGCGATCTATCCGGACGAGGAAACGCTGAGCAATCTCTACACCACCACCCCGTTCGAGCCAAAGGTGCAGCGCGTCGTCACCCGCCTCTGGACCAAGATCAAGTCCGGCACCTGA
- a CDS encoding aspartate aminotransferase family protein produces MNMITNHLPTAELQALDAAHHLHPFTHGGELEQKGARVITRAKGVTLTDSDGNDYLDAMAGLWCVNIGYGRDELADAASRQMRELPYYNTFFQTTHVPAIALSKKLAELAPRDLNHVFFAGSGSEANDTNIRMVRTYWAEKGKPEKNVIISRKNAYHGSSMGSGSLGGMTYMHEQGGLPIPDICHIDQPHWWAEGGDMSPEEFGLERARQLEKKIEKLGESRVAAFIAEPIQGAGGVVIPPSTYWPEIQRICDKYEILLIADEVICGFGRTGTWFGSDTLNIRPHIMTVAKGLSSGYAPIGASIVCDEVAEVINNCEFAHGYTYSGHPMTCAVALENLRILEEEGIVDRVANHSAAYLANKWGGLGDHPLVGEATTIGMMGSIVLTPDASSRAAFAGDEGDVGLICREHCFQNGLIMRHVGDRMIISPPLVITDGEMDTLVERAWKALDLTHKQLKAEGKMKAA; encoded by the coding sequence ATGAACATGATTACCAACCATCTGCCCACAGCCGAACTTCAGGCGCTGGATGCCGCTCACCACCTGCACCCCTTCACGCATGGTGGTGAACTGGAACAAAAAGGCGCGCGCGTCATTACCCGCGCCAAGGGTGTGACGCTGACCGACAGTGACGGCAACGACTACCTTGATGCGATGGCGGGCCTGTGGTGCGTCAATATCGGCTATGGCCGCGATGAGTTGGCCGACGCCGCATCGCGCCAGATGCGCGAGCTGCCATATTACAACACGTTTTTTCAGACCACGCATGTCCCCGCCATCGCCCTGTCGAAAAAGCTGGCCGAGTTGGCGCCGCGCGATCTGAACCACGTGTTTTTCGCCGGCTCCGGGTCAGAGGCGAATGACACCAATATCCGCATGGTGCGCACTTACTGGGCAGAAAAGGGCAAGCCGGAAAAGAACGTCATCATCAGCCGCAAGAACGCCTATCACGGCTCTTCGATGGGTAGCGGCAGCCTGGGCGGTATGACCTATATGCATGAGCAGGGCGGCCTGCCGATCCCCGATATCTGCCATATTGACCAGCCGCATTGGTGGGCCGAGGGCGGCGACATGTCCCCCGAGGAATTCGGGCTGGAGCGGGCGCGCCAGTTGGAAAAGAAGATCGAGAAACTGGGCGAGAGCCGCGTCGCAGCCTTTATCGCCGAGCCGATTCAGGGCGCTGGTGGTGTCGTCATTCCGCCCAGCACTTACTGGCCCGAAATTCAGCGCATCTGCGACAAGTACGAAATCCTGCTGATCGCGGATGAGGTGATTTGTGGGTTCGGTCGGACCGGCACATGGTTCGGTAGCGATACTCTAAACATCCGCCCGCATATCATGACTGTGGCGAAGGGCCTGAGCAGTGGCTACGCGCCCATCGGAGCGTCTATCGTGTGCGATGAGGTGGCTGAAGTTATCAACAATTGCGAATTCGCGCATGGCTACACCTATTCGGGCCACCCGATGACGTGCGCTGTGGCGCTGGAAAATCTGCGTATCCTCGAGGAGGAAGGCATCGTCGACCGCGTTGCCAACCATTCCGCTGCTTACCTCGCGAATAAGTGGGGCGGCCTTGGCGATCACCCGCTGGTAGGCGAGGCGACGACCATTGGCATGATGGGGTCCATCGTGCTGACACCGGACGCGTCCAGCCGTGCCGCCTTTGCCGGGGACGAGGGCGATGTCGGTCTGATCTGCCGCGAGCATTGTTTCCAGAACGGACTGATCATGCGGCACGTCGGGGATCGCATGATCATCTCGCCCCCGCTGGTCATCACGGATGGCGAGATGGACACGCTGGTCGAGCGTGCGTGGAAGGCGCTGGACCTCACGCACAAGCAACTGAAGGCTGAGGGCAAGATGAAAGCCGCCTGA